One window of Vespa velutina chromosome 2, iVesVel2.1, whole genome shotgun sequence genomic DNA carries:
- the LOC124946449 gene encoding AP-3 complex subunit sigma-1 isoform X1 — MIKAILVFNNHGKPRLSKFYQYFNEDMQQQIIKETFQLVSKRDDNVCNFLEGGSLIGGSDYKLIYRHYATLYFVFCVDSSESELGILDLIQVFVETLDKCFENVCELDLIFHVDKVHYILNELVMGGMVLETNMTEILTRIEDQNKLEKQELCMFGMLRKAVSCGGRTDQPNINFRGLTDQDDLAHLVRLSFWGPLLK; from the exons ATGATTAAGGCCATTTtagtttttaataatcatgGAAAGCCACgactttcaaaattttatcaatacttc aatgaaGATATGCAACAACAGATCATTAAAGAAACGTTTCAACTTGTATCAAAAAGAGACGATAATGTTTGTAACTTTTTGGAGGGTGGTAGTCTAATTGGAGGATccgattataaattaatttatcgccATTATGCCACcctttattttgtattttgcgTTGACAGTTCTGAATCAGAACTTGGTATTCTAGATCTGATACAAGTTTTTGTAGAAACTTTGGACAAATGTTTTGAAAATGTGTGTGAACTCGATCTTATTTTTCACGTTGATAAAGTTCATTATATACTTAATGAATTAGTGATGGGTGGTATGGTATTAGAAACTAACATGACAGAAATACTTACAAGAATAGAGGATCAAAACAAATTGGAAAAACAAGAG CTGTGCATGTTTGGTATGCTCCGTAAAGCAGTTTCATGTGGTGGTAGGACTGATCAACCTAACATCAATTTTAGGGGACTTACAGATCAGGACGATCTTGCTCACCTCGTCCGTTTGTCCTTCTGGGGCCCCCTCCTTAAGTAA
- the LOC124958005 gene encoding general transcription factor IIF subunit 1 → MTAIAPPKPPGVPSVQEFSIRVPKNSKKKHNVMRFNATLNVDFSKWKQVKMERENNMKEYKGVEEEMPKFGAGSEFGRDAREEARRKKFGITSRKYKPEDQPWILKSGGKTGKKFKGIREGGISENAAYYVFTHAADGAIEAFPLHEWYNFQPIQRYKALSAEEAEQEFSRRNKVMNYFSLMLRKRLRNDEEGGDEEELIDGGKGKKSGKKDKELKISEMDEWIDSDDDDSLSDEQSKKGSEDEDNTKKKKKGKLEIQKKKKKKNTSDDEAFEESDDGDEEGRECDYISDSSDSESELEQQKEIKSVAEEDALRKLLASDEDEEDEEQTDKKEGDEDKDENEENKEKDDKDKDKDPVGKKDKKKKKKQNKKKDTKKSAPGKDSSSDFSSDSGSESDTLKEKDNKKSNSAHSSRSATPTPAATNAVDPFKRKQSGSPDLSQAKKLKLDNFNLVPVTSYIPGASESGITEDAVRRYLMRKPMTTTELLQKFKSKKTGLTSEQLVNIMTQILKKINPTKQTIKNKMYLSIKAQSN, encoded by the exons atgacaGCTATTGCACCACCAAAG CCTCCCGGTGTACCATCTGTACAAGAATTCAGTATAAGGGTACCCAA GAATAGTAAAAAGAAGCATAATGTTATGCGTTTCAATGCAACATTAAACGTTGATTTTTCCAAATGGAAACAAGTGAAAATGGAAcgtgaaaataatatgaaagaatacAAAGGGGTTGAGGAGGAGATGCCAAAGTTTGGTGCAGGATCAGAATTTGGACGAGATGCAAGAGAGGAGGCCAGGAGAAAAAAGTTTGGTATTACGAGTAGAAAATATAAGCCGGAAGATCAACCGTGGATTCTTAAGTCTGGTGGAAAGACGGGGAAAAAATTCAAAGGCATACGTGAAGGTGGTATAAGTGAAAATGCAGCGTACTATGTATTTACCCATGCTGCCGATGGTGCCATTGAAGCTTTTCCATTGCACGAGTG GTATAACTTTCAACCTATCCAAAGGTATAAGGCACTTAGTGCCGAAGAAGCGGAACAGGAATTTAGTCGTAGGAACAAagtaatgaattatttttcattgatgtTACGAAAAAGATTACGAAATGACGAAGAAGGTGGAGACGAAGAGGAATTAATAGATGGTGGTAAAGGTAAAAAATCTGGTAAGAAGGATAAGGAATTAAAGATATCAGAAATGGACGAATGGATAGacagtgatgatgatgattcatTAAGTGACGAACAAAGCAAAAAAGGTTCTGAGGATGAAGataatacgaagaagaagaaaaaaggaaagt TGGagatacagaaaaagaaaaagaagaaaaacacaTCGGACGACGAAGCATTTGAAGAAAGTGACGATGGTGatgaggaaggaagagaatgcGATTACATTTCTGATTCGTCTGATTCTGAATCCGAATTGGAACAACAAAAGGAAATCAAATCCGTAGCAGAAGAGGATGCTTTAAGAAAGTTACTTGCATCTGACGAAGACGAGGAAGACGAAGAACAAacggataaaaaagaaggtgaTGAAGACAaggatgaaaatgaagaaaataaggaaaaggatGATAAG gataaagataaagatccAGTTGGTaagaaggataagaagaaaaagaagaaacagaataaaaagaaggatacgAAAAAGTCTGCGCCTGGCAAGGATTCCTCTAGTGACTTTTCAAGTGATTCTGGTTCAGAATCTGatacattaaaagaaaaagataataaaaaatcaaatagtGCACACAGTTCAAGATCTGCAACACCAACACCAGCAGCAACCAATGCAGTTGATCCCTTTAAGAGAAAACAATCTGGTTCTCCTGATTTATCACAGGCTAAAAAATTAAAGTTGGATAACTTTAATTTAGTTCCAGTAACTTCTTATATACCAGGGGCTag tgAGTCTGGAATTACTGAAGATGCAGTTAGACGATATTTGATGCGTAAACCGATGACTACGACGGAACTTTTGCAAAAATTCAAATCCAAAAAGACTGGTCTCACATCTGAACAACTTGTTAATATTATGACTCAAATATTGAAGAAGATTAATCCTACCAAACAaaccattaaaaataaaatgtatttatcgattaaagcGCAATCGAATTAA
- the LOC124946449 gene encoding AP-3 complex subunit sigma-1 isoform X2, whose translation MIKAILVFNNHGKPRLSKFYQYFNEDMQQQIIKETFQLVSKRDDNVCNFLEGGSLIGGSDYKLIYRHYATLYFVFCVDSSESELGILDLIQVFVETLDKCFENVCELDLIFHVDKVHYILNELVMGGMVLETNMTEILTRIEDQNKLEKQEAGIIAAPARAVSAVKNMNIPQQIKDMKLPDLPQAIKDLKF comes from the exons ATGATTAAGGCCATTTtagtttttaataatcatgGAAAGCCACgactttcaaaattttatcaatacttc aatgaaGATATGCAACAACAGATCATTAAAGAAACGTTTCAACTTGTATCAAAAAGAGACGATAATGTTTGTAACTTTTTGGAGGGTGGTAGTCTAATTGGAGGATccgattataaattaatttatcgccATTATGCCACcctttattttgtattttgcgTTGACAGTTCTGAATCAGAACTTGGTATTCTAGATCTGATACAAGTTTTTGTAGAAACTTTGGACAAATGTTTTGAAAATGTGTGTGAACTCGATCTTATTTTTCACGTTGATAAAGTTCATTATATACTTAATGAATTAGTGATGGGTGGTATGGTATTAGAAACTAACATGACAGAAATACTTACAAGAATAGAGGATCAAAACAAATTGGAAAAACAAGAG GCGGGAATCATAGCTGCGCCAGCGCGTGCTGTATCGGCGGTGAAGAATATGAATATTCCTCAACAAATAAAGGATATGAAGCTACCTGATTTACCGCAAGCAATAAAAGATCTCAAATTCTGA